The nucleotide window AAGTGCGTTGTCAGACTTCAAGGTCGCAATCGTTGAACCGTTTTTATGCTCGGCGTTTGCTGGTAGAAAAAATTGCACAACAAATAGAGGGAAAAAAAAGCACCCTACAACAACGGATCGAAAAAATCCGCAGGCAAAAGCGTCGCCGCTCCAAGCGCGCCAAAGAAAAGATGTTGGAAAACAAAAAACACCAAGGCATGAAAAAAAGTTTAAGAAAAATCAGTCCGGAAGAATTTTAGATGCGCCACTTTAATTTTTGGCGACAGCCCCTTCACAACCTAACGCCGCGTTCCTCAGAATCTCCGGAGCAATAATACAAAGTGGAATATTCGTTTCTTCCTGCATGTGAGGTTCCATGACGTCTATATCTCCACCATATTTCTCAATTTCATGTGAAAATGCTTTGAGAAAAGTTGGGATGTCGATGTAGTCATCTGCGTAGGGACAAGATGTATTTCGGAAATATTTTGGATCTATCCGACAAGGTGTTGTACCGCATTCGGTTCGTAAGCAACTAGTTATAAGATAGA belongs to Deltaproteobacteria bacterium and includes:
- a CDS encoding peptide chain release factor-like protein; this encodes MPLFPVSPAKQQLLLKEMEKYQIREEDLVEKFIRGSGAGGQKINKTSSCVQLAHTPTGLEVRCQTSRSQSLNRFYARRLLVEKIAQQIEGKKSTLQQRIEKIRRQKRRRSKRAKEKMLENKKHQGMKKSLRKISPEEF